The window ATCTTACTGCTGGCGGCACAAATCGCAAATGCTGCTCCAGCAGTTACTGTCAATAATATGCGCTTTAGCCAGACCGCCGAAAAAGTTAGGATTGTTTTTGATGTCACCAGCCTGCCGGCTCATAAAGTGACGCTTGAGCAGGAGCCGCTGCGGCTGGTAATTGATTTCAATGGCAAGTTAGGCAAAAAGGTTATGCGTCAGATCAACTTCAATGATCCCTATATCAATAACATTAAGCTTACCCAAGCTAAGCCCGGCAAGCTCCAGGCTGTTATTGACTTAAAACATTCGGTAGTTTATAAAGTCTTCTCCTTGAAGAAGCCTAATCGGCTAGTGATTGATATAATTAAAGACTATAATCATAAGTTTGAACAGGAAATAGCCGATGGTCTTAAGTATACCACCCTCTACCGAGGAACTAAGGCCGGTCCAATAGCCGCATATATTTTAGATATTGATCCTAAAGCCGGGTATCTGTTAAAACCGGTGCTGTCCAACGAAACTGTTGCTGGCCTGGAAACGGTCAAGATGATGGCTGACCGTACCCATGCCGTTGCCGCCATTAATGCCTCATATTTTGGTCTCAGCGGCGAGATTATCGGACTGTTAAAAATGAACGGGCAGATTGTCAGTGTACCGAATCACACGCGCAGCGCCGTTGGTATTATGAAGGATGGCAGTTTAGTTTTCGATCGCGTTGCCTATCGCGGGTCAGTCCGGCTGCCTAATGACAGGATGGTAGCAATAACCGGCGTTAACTGTAAGCGTGGGCCTAATGACTTAATCCTGTACAATGACTATTATGACAGCAGTACTAAAACCAATGAATTCGGCATTGAGTATGTAATATCAGATGATAAGGTTATCGCCATAAATCCTCAGGACTCCTCGCTGGCGAACGGCAATGTCGTTTTAGCGGCGCATGGTTCACCGGCTGAGGCACTGGCTGATCTCAAGGTTGGCGATAGCATTAAAATCACTCAGACACTGGGCCCGACTTATGATAAAGCAGTTTATGCTTTGGGTGCAGGGCCGATGCTAGTAAAAAACGGTGCAGTATTCCTTACCACGACAATAGAAAAGTTTGGTTCCGATGTTGCTGGCGGCCGGGCACCGCGAACAGCGATAGCGACGACTAAGGACGGCCATATTCTTATGGTAGTTGTTGACGGACGGCAGCGGCACAGTATTGGCATGACGCTGCTCGAACTGGCGACCTTCATGCGCGAATCAGGAGCCTTTAATGCACTTAACCTAGACGGTGGCGGCTCGAGTGAAATGGTACTAAACGGAGAGGTTGTAAACAGCCCGTCCGACGGCCGCGAGCGCCGGGTCGGTAATGCACTGGTTATTCAAAAGAAAGAGCAGGGAAAGCGGTAACAGGCTTAGTCAGGTGAAGTTTTCCAGGGCCTTGCGCTTGCTTATTAAGATTGATGCTGTATAATTAATTAAGTACGGAGGTGTTTTGCTATGCTTCAGAAAAAACAGGTGATTGTACTGGTTGTATTCCTTGCTGTTGCCGTTGCTGCGTGGACAGTTTGGGCCAATCCGCTGGTCGACCAAAAGGTTGTACTATCAGGCAAGGTAATGGCCGGAGGTATGGCTGCGCCTGGTACTGCTGTGCGGGAAGGCGATATCCTCTTAGTTGTTGACACTATTACCGGTCCAGTGCCGGCCGCCCGTGCCACAACTGACGGCATTGTCCGCCAAGTTCTGGTTGAACCGGGTGATGCAGTACGCAGCGGTGATGTAGTGGTGCGAATTGAAGCACGGAAATAGTTGAGAGGATGATTCATTTGCGATATTTGTTAAAGCGGGGCGTAGCGCTCCTTACGGCGCTATTGATGTTTTCCGCCGCTTTGGTTTATGCCGCTCCGGAAACTATGCCGGTCGATGAAATTAAGCCCGGCATGAAGGGCGTTGCTAAAACGGTTGTATCAGGCACCAAGATAGAAGAGTTTGGTGTGGAAGTGCTAGGTATCATGAAGAACAAAGGCCCATCCGGGGACTTAATACTAGTGCGTACTTACGGTGATCTTATTGACCGCTCAGGGGGCATCGCCCAAGGCATGAGCGGCAGTCCGGTATATATCAACGGCAAGCTAGTCGGCGCTGTTGCTTATGGCTGGTCTTTGACCGACCACAAAATCGGCATGCTGACGCCAATTGGCGATATGCTGAAACTATGGGATCTGCCCGACCATAAGAATGTATTTACTATTGATAATTCTTGGTTGGAGGACGAGTCCGAACTTAAACCGGTCGCAACTCCGCTGATGGTATCAGGCTTTGGTCAGCAGGCGCTTGATATGCTTGCAGCTAAGCTTGAACCAATGAATTTAGTGCCCTATGCGGCAGGCGACGCTCCGGCTGGAACTAGCTTTGGACCGCTTGAACCAGGCAGTGCCGTCGGTGTGCAGCTAGCCAGCGGTGATGTCAGCATTGGCGCGCTGGGGACAGTAACCTATGTTGAAAATAACAAAGTCTTGGCTTTCGGCCACCCTTTCCTAAAAAAAGGCAATGTTAATTACTTAATGACTAATGCATATGTATTCACAACGGTCAACAGTCTGCAAAACTCGTTTAAAGTAGGAGCAACCGGCGAACCTGTTGGACTTATCAATCAGGATCGCGGCGCCGCTGTAGCCGGCATTGTCGGACGTTTTCCATCTGTTGTACCCTTAAGAATTACCGTCCGCGATAATGTTCTCAATCGTACTGAAATAGCTGGCGTACATGTTGTTCAGGATGAGCAGTTGTCGCCGATATTAGCGGCGACAACGGTATTTAACTTCATTGAAAAAACAATGGATCGGGTTGGGCCAGGAACTGCCCGCGTAAGTTTTGATATTACCGGCCGTGGGTTGCCGGTTGATGTGCTAAGCCGAGATAATATGTTTTACAGTCCGGCCAGCATAGGCGAATTGGCGGTTGGCGAGTTTTTAGACGCAATGACGCTTCTGGCCGGTAATCAGTATCATCCGATTGATATAATGGATGTCAAAGTTAATGTAACAATCGATGAAAACCGGCGGACAGCTACTATTATCGAGGCCCGATCAAATGTGGCCAACGCTAAGCCAGGCGATAA is drawn from Veillonellaceae bacterium and contains these coding sequences:
- a CDS encoding peptidase S55 SpoIVB; the protein is MIHLRYLLKRGVALLTALLMFSAALVYAAPETMPVDEIKPGMKGVAKTVVSGTKIEEFGVEVLGIMKNKGPSGDLILVRTYGDLIDRSGGIAQGMSGSPVYINGKLVGAVAYGWSLTDHKIGMLTPIGDMLKLWDLPDHKNVFTIDNSWLEDESELKPVATPLMVSGFGQQALDMLAAKLEPMNLVPYAAGDAPAGTSFGPLEPGSAVGVQLASGDVSIGALGTVTYVENNKVLAFGHPFLKKGNVNYLMTNAYVFTTVNSLQNSFKVGATGEPVGLINQDRGAAVAGIVGRFPSVVPLRITVRDNVLNRTEIAGVHVVQDEQLSPILAATTVFNFIEKTMDRVGPGTARVSFDITGRGLPVDVLSRDNMFYSPASIGELAVGEFLDAMTLLAGNQYHPIDIMDVKVNVTIDENRRTATIIEARSNVANAKPGDKIEVTVKLKPFRGETITEVVPYTIPKEQPEGPMMLEVRGGGMIPITEMLLKRQGLDADMLTGNKKKNQAFEEALKEFMNRDRNNDIVIEQLNMANGEFANPTDAANPAAPKPKKILSDERAAKDTKQGSLLGSETKNAEGNKHKSHLTTDYLIDGDAQIMVQVVKDKK
- a CDS encoding AMIN domain-containing protein is translated as MKLCRRIALLLMILLLAAQIANAAPAVTVNNMRFSQTAEKVRIVFDVTSLPAHKVTLEQEPLRLVIDFNGKLGKKVMRQINFNDPYINNIKLTQAKPGKLQAVIDLKHSVVYKVFSLKKPNRLVIDIIKDYNHKFEQEIADGLKYTTLYRGTKAGPIAAYILDIDPKAGYLLKPVLSNETVAGLETVKMMADRTHAVAAINASYFGLSGEIIGLLKMNGQIVSVPNHTRSAVGIMKDGSLVFDRVAYRGSVRLPNDRMVAITGVNCKRGPNDLILYNDYYDSSTKTNEFGIEYVISDDKVIAINPQDSSLANGNVVLAAHGSPAEALADLKVGDSIKITQTLGPTYDKAVYALGAGPMLVKNGAVFLTTTIEKFGSDVAGGRAPRTAIATTKDGHILMVVVDGRQRHSIGMTLLELATFMRESGAFNALNLDGGGSSEMVLNGEVVNSPSDGRERRVGNALVIQKKEQGKR